One window of the Shewanella maritima genome contains the following:
- the ptsN gene encoding PTS IIA-like nitrogen regulatory protein PtsN has translation MEIRTILQPECTACATPGSKKKVLQLISEIAAEQYSDLSAQEIFESLVAREKKGSTGIGNGIAIPHGRLDSIEQPIAVFIKCDEAIDFDAIDDKPVDLLFALIVPSDQCQQHLATLACIAEKLNDKQTLKQLRKSTDKTQLYQVIAQ, from the coding sequence ATGGAAATTCGTACCATCCTGCAGCCGGAGTGCACTGCCTGTGCCACTCCGGGCAGTAAAAAAAAGGTATTGCAACTCATCAGCGAAATCGCAGCAGAGCAATACTCAGACCTTTCAGCACAAGAAATTTTCGAAAGTCTTGTCGCTCGAGAAAAAAAAGGTAGTACAGGTATAGGTAATGGCATCGCAATTCCCCACGGCCGTTTAGACAGTATCGAACAGCCTATCGCCGTATTTATCAAGTGCGATGAGGCGATTGACTTCGATGCCATCGATGATAAACCTGTCGATTTACTATTTGCGCTTATTGTACCGTCAGACCAATGTCAGCAACATTTGGCAACGCTGGCTTGTATTGCAGAAAAGCTTAATGACAAGCAAACACTCAAACAGTTACGTAAATCAACAGATAAAACTCAACTCTATCAGGTGATCGCTCAATGA
- a CDS encoding RNA polymerase factor sigma-54, giving the protein MKASLQLKMGQHLTMTPQLQQAIRLLQLSSLELQQEIQQALDSNPLLEVEEFYDGKDASKDKQDQADTDFSEASQKSAETDTSNVDLADSLNKESMPDELPMDTTWDEVYTASPVASTGATSSGSRDDDMPFQGETTEGLYEHLEWQKNLTPFSDTDLAIATAIIDAIDDTGYLTQSTEDILSAMGDEEVELEEVEAVLKRIQHFDPIGVAARDLSECLLIQLAQFPNDTPHIDNARMLIANYLDLIAGRDFRLLMRKTKLKEDELREAIHLIQSLNPKPGAAITPSDDEYVIPDVSVLKKNGRWVVELNPDNMPKIGVNQHYASMARSTKSQADSQFIRGHLQEAKWFIKSLESRNDTLLKVANCIVQFQQGFFEYGEEAMKPMVLNDIAEAVEMHESTISRVTTQKYMHTPRGLFELKYFFSSHVSTDDGGECSSTAIRAFIKKLVAAENQKKPLSDSKMAQLLAEQGINVARRTIAKYREAMLIPPSNQRKSL; this is encoded by the coding sequence ATGAAAGCGTCACTACAGCTCAAAATGGGTCAACACCTGACTATGACCCCACAACTGCAACAGGCAATTCGCCTACTGCAGCTGTCTTCATTGGAGCTACAACAAGAAATACAACAAGCATTAGACTCTAACCCACTGCTTGAAGTAGAAGAATTTTACGACGGTAAAGACGCCTCAAAAGACAAACAAGATCAAGCTGATACCGATTTTAGTGAAGCAAGCCAAAAGTCTGCTGAAACAGATACTTCCAACGTTGATCTCGCAGACTCGCTCAATAAAGAATCTATGCCTGACGAGCTGCCAATGGACACCACCTGGGATGAAGTCTATACAGCCTCACCAGTTGCCAGCACTGGCGCAACCAGCTCTGGCTCACGCGACGATGATATGCCATTTCAAGGCGAGACCACAGAAGGTCTATACGAGCATTTGGAATGGCAAAAAAACCTCACTCCTTTTTCTGATACCGATTTAGCCATCGCCACAGCCATTATCGATGCCATTGACGATACAGGCTATTTAACCCAAAGCACCGAAGATATCCTTAGCGCTATGGGCGATGAAGAGGTTGAGCTAGAGGAGGTTGAAGCAGTACTTAAACGTATTCAGCATTTTGACCCCATTGGCGTTGCTGCGCGCGATCTAAGTGAGTGCCTGCTTATACAGTTAGCGCAATTTCCTAATGACACGCCTCATATTGACAATGCGCGTATGTTGATTGCCAACTATCTCGACCTGATTGCTGGCCGTGACTTTCGTTTACTTATGCGTAAAACCAAGCTTAAAGAAGATGAACTTAGGGAAGCAATTCACCTGATCCAATCATTGAATCCAAAGCCTGGAGCGGCAATCACACCTAGTGATGATGAATATGTCATACCTGATGTTTCAGTATTAAAGAAAAATGGCCGCTGGGTCGTGGAGCTTAACCCTGACAACATGCCAAAAATTGGTGTCAATCAGCATTACGCTTCTATGGCTCGTAGCACCAAGAGCCAGGCTGACAGCCAGTTTATTCGCGGTCATTTGCAAGAGGCTAAGTGGTTCATTAAGAGTCTAGAAAGCCGTAATGACACCCTGTTAAAAGTGGCCAACTGTATCGTACAGTTCCAACAAGGCTTCTTTGAATATGGTGAAGAAGCCATGAAACCAATGGTACTCAACGATATTGCTGAGGCCGTCGAGATGCATGAATCCACTATTTCCAGGGTTACCACACAAAAGTACATGCATACGCCACGCGGTCTATTTGAACTCAAATACTTTTTCTCAAGCCATGTCAGCACAGATGACGGCGGCGAATGCTCATCTACAGCTATTCGCGCCTTTATCAAAAAGCTGGTCGCCGCTGAAAATCAGAAAAAGCCATTAAGCGATAGCAAAATGGCACAACTGTTAGCGGAGCAAGGGATTAATGTTGCTCGTCGTACGATAGCGAAATACCGTGAAGCAATGCTTATCCCGCCCTCAAACCAACGTAAGAGCTTATAA
- the mgtE gene encoding magnesium transporter, translating into MGVEVLDTELTEQRLNQLTQALGSGMFVHVRNMLHDMAPSDVALILESSPPRSRQVLWQLIDQEQAGEILEELGEDLKDALISNMTPERLAQATAGMDTDDLAYILRSLPDTVYHQVLQSMTSQDRHRVEQALSYPDDTAGSLMNTDTVTLRPDVNIDVVLRYLRQRGHLPDATDMLYVVDRRDQVLGGVRLSDLLTCNPSMSVRDVMDIELESIPVDMPANEVAQLFERHDWMSAPIVDSDAKLLGRITIDDVVDVIRENAEHDMMGMAGMDDAEDTFGPVVKSTFKRSLWLTINLFAALLAASVSNMFENTLEQFATIAILMTIVPSMGGVAGNQTLALVIRGIALGHIGQSNSRWLIGKELAIGCLNGVMWAVLVFAAVWLWKGEIALAGLIGGAMLINMTVAGLAGAGIPLILKKFNIDPALAGGMVLTTVTDVIGLFAFLGLATAFLM; encoded by the coding sequence ATGGGTGTCGAAGTTTTAGATACAGAGCTAACAGAGCAAAGACTCAATCAACTCACCCAGGCCCTAGGAAGCGGCATGTTTGTCCACGTGCGCAACATGCTGCACGACATGGCACCTTCAGACGTTGCCCTCATTCTTGAGTCTTCCCCACCTCGCAGCCGTCAAGTACTATGGCAATTGATTGACCAGGAACAAGCTGGAGAAATCTTAGAAGAGCTTGGTGAAGACCTAAAAGACGCCCTCATTAGTAATATGACGCCGGAGCGGTTAGCGCAAGCAACCGCCGGCATGGATACCGACGACCTCGCCTACATTCTGCGCTCATTGCCTGATACCGTTTATCATCAGGTGTTGCAATCAATGACCAGTCAAGACAGGCACAGAGTTGAACAAGCATTGAGTTACCCAGATGATACTGCGGGTAGTTTAATGAATACCGATACAGTTACCCTTCGCCCTGACGTTAACATTGATGTTGTACTTAGATACCTGCGCCAACGAGGGCATCTACCTGATGCCACAGACATGCTGTACGTAGTCGACAGGCGCGACCAAGTACTAGGCGGTGTAAGACTATCTGATTTATTAACCTGTAACCCTAGTATGTCGGTGCGCGATGTCATGGATATTGAGTTAGAGAGCATTCCTGTCGACATGCCCGCTAATGAAGTTGCGCAACTGTTCGAGCGCCATGACTGGATGTCTGCCCCCATTGTTGATAGCGATGCCAAACTGCTTGGGCGTATCACCATTGATGATGTGGTTGATGTTATTCGTGAAAATGCAGAGCATGACATGATGGGTATGGCAGGTATGGACGACGCTGAAGATACCTTCGGTCCAGTCGTTAAAAGCACCTTTAAACGCTCATTATGGTTAACCATCAACTTATTTGCCGCCTTACTTGCAGCCTCGGTCAGCAACATGTTCGAAAACACCCTTGAGCAATTCGCTACCATTGCAATCTTAATGACTATTGTGCCGAGTATGGGCGGTGTTGCGGGTAACCAAACTTTAGCGCTGGTGATCCGCGGTATTGCCCTTGGACATATTGGTCAAAGTAACTCGCGCTGGCTTATTGGCAAAGAGCTAGCCATTGGCTGCTTAAATGGGGTTATGTGGGCAGTATTAGTATTTGCGGCTGTATGGCTTTGGAAAGGCGAGATAGCATTAGCTGGGCTCATCGGCGGTGCTATGCTGATCAATATGACAGTTGCAGGCTTAGCCGGTGCAGGCATTCCACTTATTCTAAAAAAATTCAATATTGATCCAGCGTTGGCTGGCGGCATGGTATTAACCACTGTCACTGATGTCATCGGCTTGTTCGCGTTTCTAGGCTTAGCTACAGCCTTCTTAATGTAG
- the rapZ gene encoding RNase adapter RapZ: MKLVIVSGRSGSGKSVALRVLEDLGYYCVDNLPIPLINTLLEQLKGSHELIAISVDVRNIKEQGKVLQAQLQLLPADISITSFFLSSNDKVLLKRYSETRRLHPLSKQHLSLQDAIIQEGKLLEPISNITDHFIDTSEFNIYELSDKVREILLGSVDRELVININSFGFKYGMPKEADFMFDVRFLPNPHWEPELRPLTGLDKGVQNFLNQQPQVGKFVLQIDNFFETWMPQLERNNRSYVTIAIGCTGGQHRSVFIAEQVAKRLSTHIKHKILVSHRELSTPAQS; this comes from the coding sequence ATGAAACTGGTTATCGTCTCAGGTCGTTCTGGCTCAGGAAAGTCCGTTGCACTTAGGGTGCTAGAAGACTTAGGTTACTACTGTGTCGACAATCTGCCGATCCCATTGATCAATACATTGCTTGAGCAGCTTAAAGGCTCACATGAGCTTATTGCGATTAGCGTTGATGTGCGCAACATAAAGGAGCAAGGAAAAGTACTGCAGGCTCAGCTACAACTATTACCAGCCGATATCAGTATCACTAGCTTCTTTTTGAGCTCGAACGACAAAGTGCTACTCAAACGTTATAGCGAAACGCGCCGTTTACATCCATTGTCTAAGCAACACCTGTCTTTGCAAGACGCCATAATTCAAGAAGGTAAATTACTCGAGCCTATTTCGAATATAACTGACCACTTTATTGATACCTCCGAGTTCAACATCTATGAGCTCAGTGACAAGGTTAGAGAAATTTTGCTTGGCAGTGTCGACCGTGAACTGGTGATCAATATCAACTCGTTTGGCTTTAAATATGGTATGCCTAAAGAAGCAGACTTTATGTTTGATGTGCGCTTTCTACCTAACCCTCACTGGGAGCCTGAGCTAAGACCACTAACAGGCCTAGACAAAGGGGTACAAAATTTCCTTAATCAGCAACCTCAGGTAGGTAAGTTTGTTCTGCAAATCGACAATTTTTTCGAAACCTGGATGCCGCAACTTGAGCGTAACAACCGCAGCTATGTCACCATCGCGATAGGTTGTACTGGTGGTCAACACCGCTCAGTGTTTATTGCTGAACAAGTAGCAAAACGCCTTAGCACGCACATCAAACACAAAATACTTGTGAGTCACCGCGAGCTAAGCACGCCAGCACAAAGCTAG
- the lptB gene encoding LPS export ABC transporter ATP-binding protein, whose protein sequence is MTEQITLTAENLAKSYKNRQVVKDVSLSVSTGQIVGLLGPNGAGKTTTFYMVVGLVKSDHGRILIDADDLTSDPMHLRARKGIGYLPQEASIFRKLTVHDNIMAVLQTRKELTKEQRVEELEHLLEEFHITHIRDSQGMALSGGERRRVEIARALAANPKFILLDEPFAGVDPISVIDIKKIIQQLKSRGLGVLITDHNVRETLDVCEHAYIVSQGNLIAEGTPDEILSDQQVRAVYLGEQFKL, encoded by the coding sequence ATGACAGAGCAAATCACCTTAACGGCTGAAAACCTGGCTAAAAGCTATAAGAACCGCCAAGTAGTGAAAGACGTAAGCTTATCGGTTTCCACTGGGCAAATTGTTGGTCTACTGGGCCCAAATGGTGCAGGTAAAACCACCACCTTTTACATGGTTGTTGGACTTGTAAAAAGTGACCACGGGCGCATTTTAATTGATGCAGATGATTTAACTTCTGATCCAATGCATCTGCGTGCGCGCAAAGGCATTGGTTACTTACCCCAAGAAGCAAGCATCTTCCGTAAACTAACTGTACACGACAACATCATGGCAGTTTTACAAACACGTAAAGAGCTAACTAAAGAGCAACGTGTTGAAGAACTTGAACATTTACTCGAAGAATTCCATATCACTCACATTCGCGATAGCCAAGGTATGGCATTATCAGGCGGTGAACGTCGCCGAGTAGAAATTGCCCGAGCACTGGCTGCAAACCCGAAATTTATCTTGCTCGATGAACCATTTGCGGGTGTTGACCCAATTTCGGTAATCGACATCAAGAAAATTATTCAGCAACTCAAATCTCGTGGTCTAGGGGTGCTGATCACTGACCATAATGTGCGTGAAACCCTCGATGTTTGTGAGCATGCTTATATCGTGAGCCAGGGTAACTTAATTGCCGAGGGGACACCAGATGAGATCTTGAGCGATCAGCAAGTTCGTGCAGTATACTTAGGTGAACAATTCAAGCTATAG
- the hpf gene encoding ribosome hibernation promoting factor, with the protein MQINLTGHHIELTDSLREYVDSKFAKLERHFEQINNVHVILNVDKQVQKAEAKVSLSGGEVFATSEHSDMYAAIDSLISKLDRQVIKHKEKLTKH; encoded by the coding sequence ATGCAAATAAACCTAACGGGGCACCACATTGAATTAACTGACTCACTTAGAGAGTATGTTGACAGTAAATTTGCCAAACTAGAGCGTCATTTTGAGCAAATCAACAATGTGCACGTTATCCTAAATGTCGACAAACAAGTACAAAAGGCTGAGGCTAAAGTCAGCCTTAGTGGAGGAGAAGTCTTCGCCACTTCTGAACACAGCGACATGTATGCTGCAATCGACTCTTTGATCAGCAAACTTGACCGCCAGGTAATCAAACATAAAGAGAAGCTAACCAAGCATTAA
- a CDS encoding transposase — protein MQNLTTKAPLGSESTKVSDNENNSLSSLLNRASSAESRNTQVSASRRHHELSMQQTLVHEVIHHNKLVSHVAKEHGISSKKLYQWVKAAQSSANDSKQQQCEQLNLQIAQLQQQLVSLNHQLHALQA, from the coding sequence ATGCAAAACCTAACTACTAAAGCGCCATTAGGTAGTGAAAGCACCAAGGTTAGTGATAATGAAAACAACTCACTGAGTTCACTTTTAAACCGAGCTTCGAGTGCTGAAAGCCGTAACACACAAGTCTCCGCTAGTCGCAGGCATCATGAGCTTTCCATGCAACAAACACTGGTTCATGAGGTTATTCATCACAACAAACTAGTATCACATGTAGCTAAAGAGCATGGCATCTCGTCTAAAAAGCTTTACCAATGGGTTAAGGCTGCGCAGTCTTCTGCCAACGACAGCAAGCAGCAACAATGTGAACAACTCAACTTACAGATAGCGCAGCTGCAACAGCAACTTGTAAGCCTTAACCATCAGCTACATGCCCTGCAGGCATGA
- a CDS encoding HPr family phosphocarrier protein, with protein sequence MLQRQITISNKLGLHARAATKLATLAAKFDAEITLIHGDKQASAASVLGLLMLESGVGKTITLTASGNDAQAALDAVSALIDAKFEENS encoded by the coding sequence ATGCTGCAACGACAAATAACCATATCTAACAAGCTCGGGCTGCACGCTCGCGCAGCAACTAAACTAGCAACCCTAGCTGCGAAATTCGACGCCGAAATAACGCTTATCCATGGCGACAAGCAAGCAAGCGCAGCCAGCGTATTAGGGCTATTAATGTTGGAAAGCGGTGTAGGAAAAACCATTACCCTCACAGCTAGCGGTAATGATGCTCAGGCTGCACTCGATGCAGTAAGCGCACTGATTGATGCTAAGTTCGAGGAAAACAGTTAA